A window of Aptenodytes patagonicus chromosome 1, bAptPat1.pri.cur, whole genome shotgun sequence genomic DNA:
AAATGCCAATGCAGTTAAGTGTGTCAAACTTCTTCTCTAGGCCCAATTCCATGAACCTGACGGAGATGAACGGAGTGATAAATTCGGCAGGAGATCAAGCAGTTGGTAAAGTTACTTGGGCTTGTCTTTGAACAGggttaaatatttttcaactcTCAGTGTGCCTGTATTAAGCAGCTTATGGAGCATCTTGTGGTATAATAATGTTTAGGCTACACCTTTCACATTAGTTTAACATGCTTCGATAGGTAAGTGAGCCTTCGTGACTAAATGttacagctcttccttttttatttatttttttattaagggttgagagttttaaaaacaaattaccTCAACTTTCTTGCTTTAGAACTAAAATATGAAATCTAGGCAGCTAGCATCAATGgatatgggtttttttggtcgtgtttttttttaaaaaaaaaaaaaaaataatcctaatttCAGGCAACTAACTTTGGAACTTATTTGTCTAAGGCCTACCCAAATGAGTAGGCTGCTGCTGAATTTCTAATTTCCTGCTATATATCTGATGGGGAAATTAAggcaaatgtctttaaaatatgaCAGGGGACGACTgggagcaaagcaaaatgagaagcGTCCTTCACTACAGCGGTTCATTAGCACATATTCCTGGGCAGAGGACGAAGACAAATGTGCTGAAACAAAGTAAGTTCAACAGCACTCTCCTCTGAGGTGTATGTGcagggttggttggtttgtttattaaaaaacttTTAACTGTCCACTACCTGATCAGAGCTATAAAGTCAAGCTATTGTGAGCTCTGTGAAATTGAATGCTTGATGGAAAAGCTTTGGAACTGTTGATGCTTGCTTACAGAAATGAGCAGTTGGAATCACCTGCTGAAGTACAAGAAGAACCATCAAACAAGGAAAGTatctctgaaaaaggaaaatgttcatcAAAATGGAGCCTAGAGTCAGCGTAAGTTTTCTCACATCATTGTGAGGTAAAGCAACATTTGGGTGGTGGACATGGGAAGAGGAAGCAAAGCTGTAGCTTTGGCTTGGTTGTTAATGCCGATTTCTTAAACAAACCAACTGGGAATGAGTAATCTTAGGTGCCAGAGACTCACCCCACCCAGGGATTCGTTACTAACCCTAAATGGTGAGGTAAAGAGGAACTTCATGCTATGATCCCACCTCTTCTAGTTACTCTGTTATACTCTGACGGCTGTTATAGCTAGGCTACTAGGTCATGCTAACATGTGCTCTTGTAAAAATGATCAAGGGTTTGAGGCCTGTGCAAAATTTAACAGCAGCTTTGGCACACATTGAGAGACAAGCAGGTTATCAAGACTAATTCCAGACTATTCCAGCTAATTTCTCTGGATATCTCAAGTCAAGGAAGAGAGTACTGTCCTAAACAAGTATGCCTCGGAAGCCCCTGCCTTACAGGAAAGGCGGTCTGTTGTCTCTGCAGAGAAACTGTTTATTCCATACGAATATCCCATGCTAAGCCTCCACTCTGAGCATTCCTGATCAAGGGGGAGCATGTAAAACTGAGAAGGCAGcaagaacaaatatttctttctattgTTTGATAAAGGATGGGGATACCCAATGTCATGAGAGGTCTAGGGTTTGGATAGTCAGTGAGGGTAAGACCTCAGGGAAGGCACCAAAGCCctagaaaacaataaaacacaaGGCCAGCACTTTTCAGTGCTTTCTACAAGCAAGATTTCTTCATGAGCTGCAAGGCAGCTTTTGTGAATCCGCTTCAGAAACACAGTGGGGTACAGGGAGCATGGGTGCCTGAACTGGGCTCACGGGTCAGGTCAGTCACCTAAATAGCTTACTGAGAACTTGCTTACCAAAGTCTGCATTTTAAACCCAGAACATAAGCTACCATTGCACATAGCTCCCAATACAGGAACCACCATGTCACTCTTGATGGTTAAGGATCTGTAGGTTTGTGGGGTCTGGTTTGCTTTAGggatttttggggtgggggagtggggtTGGGAAGAGGGCTTCcaagttttgaagaaaaactgaacCACCCTATGACTTACTCTTCTGTGCAGGTGCAATTTAATGTCATCGTTGGCATCCCATTTCAAGACTTCCTTTTCCAACGCTAACAAAACTCTCTGGGTTTCTGTTTCCATCCTGGTACTGCTTGCTGCTCTTACAAGCTTCCTCACTGGGCTGTCTCTTCAAAGACCAGCAGACGCAGCACCTGTAGGAACTGGGGACTCCTGGACCTCACTACAGCAACTGTTGTGGCCATATACAGGACTTCAACACAATGGACCACCCCCAGTATAACAAAGGTTCTGACTTTTGTAGTTATACTTCCAAGTTCTGGATGACAGTATGAGAAGCTGAGATAGTATATTTAAGGTTAcatgtttggggttgttttgttgaGTTGTGGGTGGTTTTGGGGGagatggttttttgtttgtttgtttttttttaaatcatgacttgaaatggaaaaatttttattccccccccatTCTGACAAAAGTCATCTTTACAAGTACCTAAAAGGGTCTGAGTTCCATTCAGGTTTACAATAAAACAGTTAGTCATTTTGAACATAGCTAACAATAAATATGGCTAAGTGGTCTAGCCACAAGAGAATAAAGAACTTATTTtgctttaacaaaaataaaatgtttgcattttagtCACTGAAGCTGTTCCAATGATTTGAATAAAAAGGATTCAAGACTTGAAATGTAACTTTACTGAAAGCTTTTGATAATaaagttttaaaggaaagcatGCAGTATTTAAGAGTACGTTAAAACTCTTGTAGCAAGTAGTAGCTGATACACAACATCAATAAATAAGAAGCTAGCTGTTTCCACTTTATCAATTGCTTCTTTGCTGGCAAAGTCCTTAAGCATATGGTAGAGTGTGGAGTGAAATTCAGAACCTTCCTCTAGCTCTTCTGAAAAAGCTTCACTGGTTTCGGTGATCTTGAGCTTTTGTGCTTTCTGACCATTAAACATGTAAAGAGACCAGTCTTTGCCTCTGACAGAATCTGCTTTAAGATGCTCGCTTACCTATTGCAGAATAAAATGCACTGTAAGATGAAGCCCATGACTCTGACAGAGTTTAGAATTTCATACTAGAATATAAATTCTAGTATACTCACAAGTGtaatacagaaacaaaaccaagatgcTGCTTTGAACCCCTAAAACAATACTAGCTCTCTGTCCCTAAGAGACTGTGTACCAGGTACTGTAGCAACGCCAAAATCTTCCATCTAGTTTGCCTTTGTAAAATGCAAGGTTTGGCCACTCCGGTGGCTGCTCCTGACTCCTGTAGAGAGAGCAGCTAGGTCCAACAGGCATCGCTTGTTTTAGTTCTTGCTCCTGGGATTAAGTATTAGGCTAAATATTTGTATGTCCCATGCATTTAACTCGAGAGTGGGAGAGCTTCTCAAGATTTCGACAGTACGGTACGTTCTGTATCTGCAACTGCGagtatttttctgtctgtctgggCGAAGTTTTAACCACATATGGTTTAGTTCACAGAGGGGAAACAAATCAACGCTTAAGTTGCTTATTCCCTCCTTTACAGTAAGGAACAAATGAAACCCCATATGGACAAGAAGAAAGTTCCGAATATTAATTATAAAAACTTACACATCAGACTGCTATTCAGAGGACACCTACAGTAGGATACTTCATGAAAATCAGCATCCAGCTACATCATCCCAGCTTTGGCTAAAGCTGACCTGTCAGCTATACATCCTAGCACATTAGCAAGTGTCTTTGTTACTGAGATGTGTGTCCCATTAGAGAGCTCGCAAATGCATGAGCTGTGAGGCAGTGGAGAAGCAGGCTTTGAAGTTTTACTGACACACACTGAAAGCTGCTAAATAGTCAACTCCAAGTCTTAAAACTGCCGCACTAGGAGCGTAGGCAGGGGTTGAAGACAATGTTTGAGATGAGCGTAACTTAGAGAAGTTAATTGTTTCTGTCTCTTTAACTGTGATAGAATTCTACACTGGTTTTCTCTAGAAGTTTAGTCTAAATCCACAAACCTTGAACACTACTTGCTCTTGACCTGCTTCTAGATTCCACTTGCtccaagcaaaagcaaaagcagatgcaACCAGTGCCATCTGTTGATAGGCCCTAACTTCTGCTAGGGGAGCCTGTAATGCAAAAGTACAAGTTAGAAAATATACATGTATCATTCAGTCTAATTCCCTGTGTTATAcaagcgtaagaaaaagcttgcttTAACCAGAAGCCACTGGCTAAGTTGGCAGAACTCTTGTATGCTTGCCACCTGATTCTGCACAAGAGGTCTTCGTATAAGAAAATGTTACCTAAGTGAAAAATAGgtggaaaaaaacacaggaaaaccatTCACGCTGGCACTCACCTTCTTGTTCACAGAGACGTACTTGTGAGAATACTCTCCTGGGAAAATATTCACACCAGCTTTTTTCAAAACTGCTCTTAGGTCAACTGGACTTATCCATTTTCCTGTGATGTGGGAAAGCACATCCTTCTCTTCCACCGCTACTGAAGACAACATACACTGATTCCCCTGTTGTACAAACCAGTGAAAGCAACTTACTGGTcatgaaagctgttttctgcttcagGCATCAAATATTAATATCGTTGCTATTCTGGATAATGCATACGTTATCTACCACTCTGGGCTGTAAACCTTCATTCGCGTATCCTGAAGAAAGCCACTTTTCTGCAGGATTTCAGAAACAACACTGGTCTACTGGCCCATGCCTTCCACTCATACCAACTCTTTTAAAATCACGTCTGTTACTGAACTGATTTATATGGCAATGAGCCATATGGATAATCATGTGTAACTTGAACCTTTAGGAGGAACAAGTAGCATTAGTTGTAGGTTACCTGAAATGCTTTCGTTTCTCTTGGTATAGGTGGGAGGAGCGAGGAACAATTTTTAAGTAAGTTTCTAGCTGGTGAAACAGTCTTGAATTCAGCAAGGTAGTTATCGATATCAAAGCACTTACTGGAACTTTGCAGAACGATCGTACAGGTGCTTTCTTCTGACCAGTTcacagaaaataactgaaattaaatCACCCGTACTGTTCCTTACAGTGCTTGGAAAGGAAGAGATCCTCATTTTCACCGGCGCAGAGTGAGATCCAAATTGCTCTTGTGGAAGCACCCCAAGTTCTTAATAAAGGACACTGtaataatgctgtatttttttaacaaaaatctgcaaatgtgttataaaaaaaattatttacagtacCTTAATTTGTATCTGAATCGTTGCAAAGACTGCAGTAACCGTAAGTAGTGCTTCATCCATACCAGTAGGTCGCAGTTCCCATGCCTGATACGGCATGTTGAGATGAGCATCCTGGAGAAGTGCTATTGTATAAAAGGCACCCATCTCAAAGGTGATACTCTCTTCTTGTGTTTCGTACGTTATGTTGCTGATGCCATCAGTTCTCCACTGTTGGCCTTTACAAAAGGGATGCAAAAAATACAACGATGCATATGTAAAGCTTCTGCTTGTGGTATGTGCTGGGGAAGAATTAGTTAGTAAAGACATCCTAGGTTAACAAATATTCACAAGTAAGAAAATACTgggcacaaaataaaaagaattaatttaagGCAAAAAATCCCCTCATTTTAATTGTCTTCAGGTATAAGATTGGGCTAATTTTGACAGGAAAGCTTCTCCTTAAtctcaaaagaaatacagatacTAACGTAACTGTTATTTCTTACTTGCTATGTAGCAGTCCACAAGCTCATTTTCAAGAGTACCTTCAAACTGTTTTCATAGGTTCTACTCTACATTCATGAAAGAGAGTCAGAGGTATGTTGTATTTATCTAATAACTAGAATATGGCATTTGGTTTTTAAcacttaattttcatattttaactTAACACTAATGCACGTAGTTAGGAACTGATTTGGCTCAAAGTGGACCTTACATGGCTTCACCCTAGCAAAACTTGATTTGTGGTATAGAGTTGTACTACCGCCCATTAAAtggtgtgtatttttttccattcatattAAAAAGCTACAGTAAAAAGCCTCAACAAGCAGCCCATTATTAGCTctgatgcagaagaaaatagaaccaaacaaaaccaaccccaaatccATTAACACTGAAGTCCCCAAATTACTTCTGGGCTCTGAATTGGCTCTTATCTTCACAGCTGGATTCTAGAAAACTCAGGTATAAATTCCattattcaattttaaaataaatttatgtcCTAAGTTCCTACCTGCAGGATCCCATCGGGCTATCACAGGATCCTCAAAATACATCACATTGTCAGAAAGCCTAAGGGTTATCCGTACTGGTGGACGTGTGGCATCTTCAGCCTCTTCCGGGGGATATGGGTATGTCTCCAAGCCAACATCGAGTACCTTTGGCAAGATGGGAAAAGGACAGataacatttttattagaaaatgcagtagcctacttttttttttctttaagtcccACCTAATCACCTGCGGAGCTTCCTACCGCACCACTTAAAAATTTATTAGTATTAATGGTTTGCTAATATTGTGCATTTCCAACTACAATGTTGAAGACAGGAGAAGGGTGACTACCAACAGGCCTTTGAACCCTTCAAGTGCTGTCGATGGCACCCTTAAGGCAGTGCCACACAGCAGGCATAGTCATTTTTTAATAGATCCACAGCCTCCAAAAAAAACAAGAGCACCTGAGAGGCAAAAGCAGATATAATTCCACTTTGTCCACACAGTGTCAAAGGGAATGAAAGAGGTCACATGCGACTGGTAGTGCAGGTCTGTGTGCTCGGCTGGGAACGAAGATCCCATGCCTCTTGATCTGCCCACAGTCCCGCTTTCTTAAGCTTGTACGGGAATTTCACTTACTAAAGGTTTTCAGCTTCACAGTAAAAACTGTGACGTAGGTTAGCGCTGCATCAGGCTCCACAAGCGGGAAAACTAGAGCACATTGGCTGTAGTCCTCAAATACCGTGCAGAGCCTGGAACTGAACTGGCAGTAATTTTGTTACCATCCTTCTTTAAGTGTACCTTTCACGTATGAAAAACTAAGAACTTCTCTCTTTGCTGTTATGCTTTGGCCAAGAGCATTTTCCAGCACAACAATCTGTGCTCGCCATGCTAACGAGCACTGACTGAGCACACACCTCGCTAAGCACAGGCTGATCTGTTTCTCCCCAGCTGCTCCAAAAATTGGCCAAGTGTAATTGAACAATGATTTGAAAACTTAGTCCTTTACTTGGCCGCTCAAGAAATCACGTACGCTGCATATGTACAGTGGTGACACACCTCAGGAACAGCTCTTCAAGGATGACAGGGAAGAGGACGGCGTGGGGTGTAATCTCTTTCCTCACCTACCTCCACCATGCTCCAGTCCTTGATTTGTTTGACCTGAGGTGGAAGCTGCAGTACATTGATGTGGTACACACCACCCACAGGTACAAACTGTTGCAAATCAACGATGTTTTCATCATTTATCGCCTCTTCTTTTTCATTCGTCTCTTCCTGTGTCAGTGGATCCTGAActaaaaaataaccaaacaacaTGGCTTAACTTAGTGCTTAAACCAAGATACGGACATTTCCCGCTTCTATTATTTTCCACTTTTGCACAAAAAGCCCATGCGCTTGAAGAGCTTTACACGCTGCAGCATTTCAGCACCATCTACTGGTGTTCCCCAAATCTTTTAACAATTAAttgaaaagaggggaaaagaaagacagcTGGACAATGAAAAGCACTTGTTTTGGTACTGAGCTTTTTAACAGATTAATCTCTGCTCTAACTTTGTAGTCAATTCAAAATGCTTTATACAGGAATAATGTTTTACTGACAAAATGAGTCACATCCGTCATTAATCACAGAAGAATTTCACAAGTATACAATACAGTAGATTCCAGACAGGTTTAGTAAGACTGTATTGGTATGAAAAGAAATGAGGCcaataaaaagataaaagacACCTGCAGGTCATGTGCTGAAGGTGAAAGACAGATGATGGTGTTTATGAAGAGCAAGAGGGATTtaacatgaaacaaaattttcagATAACAAAGATAATTCATATTTTTTCTACGCATaattatgtatatattatatatatgaatttaagttttaattaattGGAAAATGTTATTAGAAGGCATCAATGCCATGGACAAAAATgcctacaaatattttctttaacaaaaaaaaacccaaaaccaagccCACATAAAACATTGCACTGGATGTTATAGAAGGAGGACGGAAGTTACCGTTGACAGGGATCAAGAAAAAGTGTTCGATACTGTAAAAAAACCagctactctgtgtgtgtgtgtgagtgagttGTGAAATTTGCTTTTAGAGAGTGAGATGATctcaaaaaaaatgacaaatatctATATAAACTGtctttaagcttttaaaaaacaagtgaaaattgTGTTAATTTTATAACGACAGATTTAGTTGCATCATGCAGAGGTTTTATTCTACTGCATTCACACAACAGTAATGTCCTTTTGCAGTTATTCCAAGCAAAAAAATTTACAGGaagtaaaaaacattttactACCAGCCACAGTGGTAGCTTGCACTTTaacttgcttttcaaaataacaacacaaaaatatttaggTGTCTTCTAAACAAAACTAGTCATTCTCCCCAGCGAAACTAACTTCTTAACACTGGTACAAAGAAGTTAAATCCAGAGAACTGCAGTAGTTCTTGCTCTTTTCCCTGTTGTTGCATTCCTGTCTTTTTCCTCTCGTCTACCTGGCTGCCTGTTTTCACGGAATTTGTGGTAACTGAGCATCCTTTCAAACTCTAGTCTGAAAAGTGGTTGAATGGGTTGTGCGGGCCAGCACAAGCATAGTTTCCTAGGCTTTCTCTCCTTATTAAAGCAGATAGACAAGCTTGAAGGCATTCAGGTATAATTAGTACACTTCTGTGCACGTACATTTCACCTAATACTATGGTAGGGATTTTCAAAGCCTTACCGAAATAAAATAGCTAATTCCTCCAACTGAAGCCCACGTTCTTTATATTCTCTTGAAAACCGCCTTGTTTGGGTGGTCTTTAGGGTCTAGTCTGACAACTGGTTGCTTGGACTGTGCTCAGCAGAAAGTGTTGTGGGGtggagtttggttttgttggttttttttttccacaacaagGAAAAGGCTGTACAGTTCAGCTAAACTATGCtgaatagaatcataggatcatagaatcattaaggttggaaaagacctctaagatcatcgagtccaaccatcgacccagcaccaccatgcccactaaaccatgtccctaagcaagcacctcatctacacgtcttttaaatacctccaggaatggggactcaaccacttccctgggcagcctgttccaatgtttaactactctttcaagtaaataaatttttcctcatgtccaatctaaacctcccctggcgcaacttgaggccatttcctcttgtcctatcgcttgttacttgggagaagagaccgacacccacctcgctacaacctcctttcaggtagttgtagagagcgatgaggtctcccctcagcctccttttctccaggctaaacaaccccagttccctcagccgctcctcataagacttgttctccagacccctcaccagcctcgttgcccttctctggacacgctccagcacctcaacgtccttcttgtagtgaggggcccaaaactgaacacagtattcaaggtgcagcctcaccagtgccaagtacaggggcacgatcacttccctactcctgctggccacgctatttctgatacaggccaggatgccattggccttcttggccgcctgggcacactgccggctcatattcagccggctgtcaaccaacacccccaggtccttttccaccaggcagctttccagccactcttccccaagcctgtagcgctgcatggggttgttgtggccaaagtgcaggacccggcacttggccttgttgaacctcatacagttggcctgggcccatcgatccagcctgtccaggtccctctgcagagccttcctaccctcgagcagttcaacactcccgcccaacttggtgtcgtctgcaaacttactgagggagcactcaatcccctcatccagatcatcaataaagatattgaacaagactggccccaaaactgagccctggggaacaccgctcgtgaccggccgccagctggatttaactccattcaccacaactctctgggcccggccgtccagccagtttttgacccagcgcagagtacacctgtctaagccgtgagccgccagcttctctaggagaatgctgtgggagacggtgtcaaaggccttaccgaagtccaggtagaccacatccacagcctttccctcatccactaggtgggtcacctggtcatagaaggagatcaggttggtcaagcaggacctgcttctcatgaacccgtgctggctgggcctgatcccctggttgtcccgctcatgccttgtgagcgccctcaagatgaaccgctccataatcttccccggcaccgaggtcaggctgacaggcctgtagttccccggatcctccttctggcccttcttgtagatgggcgtcacattggcaagcctccagtagtccgggacctcccccattaaccaggactgctgataaatgatggagagcggcttggcgagctcctccgccagctccctcagcactctcgaaTAGTTTgcagttgttttatttaaaagacaa
This region includes:
- the DNAI7 gene encoding dynein axonemal intermediate chain 7 — its product is MGPKKKKKSGGKKKVSKAERLRLQKEEEERRLKEEEEARLQAQQEEAARLEKERIEQEQMEKLEAKDQERRESELAELHSLEQKFLAAQQWKTDYRAHAKWEHYLSCDGSPDPTVLQEINTFMSLWREDQNEDIQLVMEKGEQVLNLIQKLQFLLLDTPPNEITEKETVQYQESILELQKLLHQKYNGATEHMLKAANMYEDSDTGNMQAVIKDKNVTFCIWANLKKKVRFKNHMFCDTQHGFDLPKSLAVSSVAVRILHTHYDHVSPLWLHCQSVPKLEVLDSKELTQHSKGSVEEPEEEEKKAREEPNMPAEEETCSDGRKSAISVKENSNSIADINETGEETEKKSEILDIPSQVQDPLTQEETNEKEEAINDENIVDLQQFVPVGGVYHINVLQLPPQVKQIKDWSMVEVLDVGLETYPYPPEEAEDATRPPVRITLRLSDNVMYFEDPVIARWDPAGQQWRTDGISNITYETQEESITFEMGAFYTIALLQDAHLNMPYQAWELRPTGMDEALLTVTAVFATIQIQIKGNQCMLSSVAVEEKDVLSHITGKWISPVDLRAVLKKAGVNIFPGEYSHKYVSVNKKAPLAEVRAYQQMALVASAFAFAWSKWNLEAGQEQVVFKVSEHLKADSVRGKDWSLYMFNGQKAQKLKITETSEAFSEELEEGSEFHSTLYHMLKDFASKEAIDKVETASFLFIDVVYQLLLATRVLTYS